CCGCCTTGGTGGTGAGGTCGAGATTTTCCATGACCTCGTCGATCCAGTCGTCGTTGTTGCGCAAACCGTAGTATCCCGACTGGATGCGCAGCGTCTCGCGCACCGTGAAAAACGGGTCGAACACCAGCTCCTGCGGCACGACGCCGAGGTTGGCGCGCGCAGCGCGGTAGTCGCGGACCACGTCGTGGCCCATGACGCAGGCGCAGCCCCCGGTCGGGCGCGTCAGGCCGGCAACGATCGAGATCAGCGTCGTCTTGCCTGCGCCGTTCGGTCCGAGGAGGCCGAAGAACTCCCCGGGCTCCACCCGCAGGTCGACCGCATCCAGTGCCGTGAGATCGGCATAACGCTTGCGCAGTGCGCGAACTTCGATGGCGGCGGGAGACATCACGAAATGCAGGCGGAACGCGGACGCCGGCCACCAGGAAGGGGCGGCGCCGCAGGCCGTATTCTCCCACGGATCGCACCGCCGGCCGGGACGCCGGCGCCGGGCGCGGTCGGCGGGGTCAGCCGGCCGGGTTCGGCGGCGGGGGATCGGCGAAAAGCTCGCCGACGACGGCGTCCAGGCCGTAGAGGCGGGCCAGGCTGCGCAAATCGTCCGGAACCGCCGCCAGCCGCAAGGGCCGGTCGGCCGCGCGGGCCGCGCGGGCCCACGCCAGCACCGCCGCCACCGCCGAGGAGTCGCAGCGCCGCACCGCGGAAAAATCCATCACGGCGTCGCCGGCCCGGATCGCGGCCACGCCGGCCTCGACGATGCGGGTCGCGTTGCGGTTGGTGACGGCGTCGGCCTCGATGCGCATATCAGGACGACTTTTTCGCCGCCAGTTGCTGGTTCTTCTCGGTCAGCATGCGGATCAGGCCGTCGATGCCATGCTGATTGATGATCTCGTTGAACTCGCTCTTGTAGGTCTGGACCAGCCAGATCCCCATGATGTTGAGGTCGTAGATCTGCCAGCCGCGGTCCGTCTTTCCGA
This genomic window from Burkholderiales bacterium GJ-E10 contains:
- a CDS encoding multidrug ABC transporter ATPase, which codes for MSPAAIEVRALRKRYADLTALDAVDLRVEPGEFFGLLGPNGAGKTTLISIVAGLTRPTGGCACVMGHDVVRDYRAARANLGVVPQELVFDPFFTVRETLRIQSGYYGLRNNDDWIDEVMENLDLTTKADTNMRALSGGMKRRVLVAQALVHRPPVIVLDEPTAGVDVELRQGLWQFMGRLNRAGHTIVLTTHYLEEAQQMCGRIAMLKAGRIVALDSTPNLLAGHADLEEVFLRLTSRTAGVVPDLAGSAA
- a CDS encoding anti-anti-sigma factor, with amino-acid sequence MRIEADAVTNRNATRIVEAGVAAIRAGDAVMDFSAVRRCDSSAVAAVLAWARAARAADRPLRLAAVPDDLRSLARLYGLDAVVGELFADPPPPNPAG